The proteins below come from a single Mya arenaria isolate MELC-2E11 chromosome 8, ASM2691426v1 genomic window:
- the LOC128242309 gene encoding uncharacterized protein LOC128242309 isoform X2, whose amino-acid sequence MANVQVKDIRKDKRKQNYDSCKAALDQTGEALLPFTEDKLKDLHQQISLQVGNQPVCHQQCSKVMRDVNRWCITCGLWRQALLRFHTNPRELVWHKLQSWEWPKHHMNLVEVYMWQNWGKADMNASDLSVALTVWRKCSVFPATILPLADKLKKSRNKIAHGKSLDENEKQTVFNNIKQVIQHADVVKCLQNPNEILKIITDLENGCLQEYSPLLPTSPLLVDYFKQHGPLVGRGWLFQLLDEHLNNTKKNGILLEAGMGYGKSAIAAHITCAKEGDQGMEMRKRLIAFHVCKFDVKKTHQAGVFIQRLVSMISNNIPEFNDTINDCLHSFNTEQCDSDPFGCIDECIIFPLKQTNISDERKGNRLILIDALDECYGTFLFEKSNKLFNLIERRAHMLPSWIKLLVTSKRLSRNERLEYNLDRIYFHNLEPRNLNDIDLYFNQSNASREKSVTFFQLAVNADPTQPNQMSDLNSYYRDQFDRWYDHGFDLSKSILEALLTTSLQKYPDNIRKVISSNVVHSVSPPIFEKELSIIRQFTDKVNGEIEFKHFSLVMWLLEKCPREYRLSLSDGHQANAHYILYELNTSNITFDVTDLLLHIHYAKADSGLHEEFINIPKHVIFKMEEKFHEGPVVRIIKKGKMKEIPEVLFHHFPGGNHFSAENISVGFIAAENGYTYALKQLVNHDADIHFRMPTFSNILTMHDAVEIATNFKHWNYGLLDIAAQNGHTDTVKLILHDDLFSFYKLHERNGLNLSPWHLACMFNRSEVVEVFLQFNRSFVDWKCLYFAAEKGNIVIVKLLLDAGIYDECVLCTNKLYWIPDGTARVQGNMIPENDSMYVLFDDWSELACESALHAAIRQNHLNVVRELLKDSQHSTLHCFDRGGRPALIAALQNNRTEMVRLFLQVSNAHRIKVQCHKMAVLEDNIQIHNIELVKMNTMKCKAGHGIEHAISPMPVVLQNIFDHTKFDFNRRDEDDCLPIHYAACGNNVEYLQFLLQRHEMLFETLICFNNTNAFHSTIHCRAFGTFIYFINNDTLSKSSFGQNFKEYVLYLLKLLNNQEEYANNATDKIWSEMFKLMIEKFHVDISMMVDDDGNNMLHYIVKNGHFKLLKYLVAKKRDATLELLHRSSLNGKSQITYLAKYMAKRMYVRTGIPLYTSPHSSPHSVQQEQKKLSSSEYCFSLISRFLNQYGMFKSEDKITIMQQLLRRKSYNLVDVYLKYIIPVDELFKTTVFATFLDFDNTGYVTTNYLSFLLHDIKMQQKIDFERYEFVHCSTCQDLRYKCLAHQFTRKIALFQGNLNIHFGEVQEMIYRNVFKRMIAYTDTSILSSCVDQQGLNILELAINRKSLMLMTLFRDKGVQTKSPEELLLRSFKANDHIEKIPVTLLNSTSLQSVDLVDIHFHTHEQIVQIFNTTTKKGKQGNAELLSLMMQNDIHLLNIACVLRERHDHFYASFIGIYSSKLSKLFICMDRSANFSLIHVLALHGYSNTIERCVKYFGRNILDCLNIDHFTPLYLSKVYDKTNTTFNTILENSPNKHLTFPRKPAEKHFLYNLVTQFYFSKGEHRKALCYLRYLNRPKMNIYKTIKQYRCFKSITQYIITPKSYQLFLKDLKLKLIERSLNELRQSFLDKMNDLKVSNALVSVPVKQETPVSLSNMMKLKRFICIHYMHNYKQCLIRRNIKVLLQTKPDGFTSFDKYIIRLTLSNRFEYICKYHMDDYESEMFRTKQSSQSCVTKHLFKRFCIDPTIYFQKFLLRKEYIHSPDFETSFSGQRFRQVFRNTNEFKIFSDNEVYKYKYMDAFRYYPIVKFSFQYSITDHHKKIFPNFEYINSSMSSELVRNAYTKFKNAQGGEY is encoded by the exons ATGGTGCATCACCTGTGGATTGTGGAGACAAGCGTTGTTACGTTTTCATACAAATCCGAGGGAACTGGTATGGCATAAGCTTCAATCATGGGAATGGCCAAAGCATCACATGAACCTAGTTGAAGTATATATGTGGCAAAATTGGGGTAAAGCTGATATGAATGCGAGTGATTTATCAGTGGCATTGACGGTGTGGAGAAAGTGTTCAGTCTTTCCTGCCACAATATTGCCTTTGGCTGATAAACTTAAAAAGAGCAGAAACAAGATAGCTCATGGAAAATCGCTAGatgaaaacgaaaaacaaactgtatttaataacataaaGCAGGTTATTCAACACGCAGATGTGGTTAAGTGCTTACAGAATCCCAACGAAATACTAAAAATTATCACCGACCTTGAAAATG GCTGTCTGCAGGAGTATTCGCCTTTGCTTCCAACATCGCCGCTACTTGTAGATTATTTCAAACAGCATGGACCTCTCGTTGGCCGGGGATGGCTGTTTCAGTTATTGGATGAACATCTGAATAATACCAAGAAAAACGGCATTCTACTCGAAGCTGGGATGGGGTACGGGAAATCTGCTATTGCTGCTCACATTACATGTGCCAAAGAGGGTGATCAAGGTATGGAAATGAGGAAACGTCTTATTGCTTTTCATGTTTGTAAATTTGATGTCAAGAAAACACACCAGGCAGGAGTCTTCATTCAACGACTAGTTTCAATGATCTCAAACAATATTCCAGAATTTAACGATACTATTAACGACTGTTTACATTCCTTCAATACCGAGCAATGCGATTCCGACCCATTTGGTTGCATAGATGAATGTATCATTTTCCCCTTAAAACAAACGAATATATCCGATGAAAGAAAAGGAAACAGGCTTATTTTAATCGATGCTTTGGATGAATGCTAtggaacatttttgtttgaaaaaagtaacaaattgTTCAATCTCATTGAACGCCGTGCACATATGCTGCCAAGTTGGATAAAGTTACTGGTAACGAGTAAAAGGCTATCACGTAATGAGAGACTTGAATATAATTTAGACAGAATTTACTTTCATAACCTTGAACCCCGGAATTTAAATGACATTGATCTATATTTCAACCAGTCTAATGCTTCTAGAGAAAAGAGCGTCACGTTTTTCCAGCTTGCCGTTAATGCAGATCCTACACAGCCAAACCAAATGAGCGATTTGAATAGCTATTATAGAGACCAGTTTGATAGATGGTATGACCACGGGTTTGATTTGTCAAAATCCATTTTGGAAGCGTTGTTGACAACCTCTCTTCAGAAATATCCGGACAATATAAGAAAAGTGATTTCATCAAATGTCGTCCACAGTGTATCACCTCCGATATTTGAAAAGGAGCTTTCCATTATACGACAGTTCACAGACAAAGTTAATGGCGAAATTGAGTTCAAACATTTTTCGTTAGTTATGTGGCTGCTAGAAAAGTGCCCCCGTGAGTACAGACTTTCCCTTTCTGATGGCCATCAAGCAAATGCGCATTATATTCTGTATGAACTAAACACATCTAATATAACTTTTGATGTCACAGATTTACTTTTACACATACATTATGCTAAAGCGGATTCAGGTCTACACGAAGAATTCATAAACATACCGAAACATGTCATCTTTAAAATGGAGGAGAAATTTCATGAAGGACCTGTGGtaagaataattaaaaaaggaaaaatgaaagaaataccGGAGGTATTGTTCCATCACTTTCCAGGGGGCAATCACTTTAGTGCTGAAAACATTTCAGTGGGGTTTATTGCTGCAGAAAACGGATATACTTACGCTTTAAAACAACTGGTAAATCACGATGCGGATATACACTTTCGCATGCCAacgttttcaaatatattaacgATGCATGACGCTGTAGAGATAGCAACTAATTTTAAGCACTGGAATTATGGGTTGCTAGACATAGCAGCACAAAACGGACATACAGACACAGTCAAACTAATTTTACACGATGATTTATTCTCCTTTTATAAGTTACATGAACGAAACGGATTAAACCTCTCACCATGGCATCTTGCTTGCATGTTTAATCGTAGTGAAGTGGTTGAAGTGTTTTTGCAGTTCAATCGCTCATTTGTTGACTGGAAATGTTTGTACTTTGCAGCTGAAAAGGGCAATATTGTAATCGTAAAACTCCTTTTGGATGCAGGTATTTATGACGAATGTGTGTTATGCACAAATAAATTATACTGGATTCCAGATGGCACAGCTAGAGTACAAGGAAATATGATCCCTGAAAACGATTCGATGTACGTTCTCTTTGATGACTGGAGCGAATTGGCATGTGAATCCGCCTTACATGCAGCTATTCGACAAAATCACCTAAATGTTGTAAGGGAGTTGTTGAAGGACAGCCAGCATTCAACGCTTCATTGTTTTGACCGAGGGGGTCGCCCTGCTTTGATCGCTGCACTTCAAAATAATCGTACTGAAATGGTTAGACTTTTCCTTCAAGTGAGTAACGCGCACAGAATAAAAGTACAATGCCATAAAATGGCGGTGTTAGAAgacaatatacaaatacacaacATAGAATTGGTAAAAATGAACACTATGAAATGCAAAGCCGGACACGGTATTGAGCACGCCATTTCACCGATGCCTGTGgtattacaaaacatatttgatcaTACAAAGTTTGACTTTAACCGAAGAGACGAAGACGATTGTTTACCAATCCATTATGCCGCCTGTGGAAACAACGTTGAATATCTTCAATTTTTACTGCAACGTCATGAGATGTTGTTTGAAACACTTATTTGCTTTAATAACACAAACGCCTTCCATTCAACGATTCACTGTAGAGCATTTGGTACCTTCATTTACTTTATTAATAATGACACGTTGTCTAAGTCCAGTTTTGGACaaaattttaaagaatatgTGTTGTAcctgctcaaactgttaaataaCCAAGAAGAATACGCAAATAACGCCACTGACAAAATATGGAGTGAAATGTTCAAACTTATGATTGAAAAGTTTCACGTTGATATTTCAATGATGGTAGATGATGACGGCAACAATATGCTTCATTACATCGTAAAGAACGGACattttaaattacttaaatatcTGGTAGCAAAGAAGCGCGATGCCACTTTGGAGTTATTGCACAGAAGTTCATTAAACGGAAAGTCACAAATTACATATTTAGCAAAATACATGGCTAAGCGCATGTATGTCCGAACTGGAATACCTTTATATACAAGTCCACATTCAAGCCCACATTCAGTTCAACAAGAACAGAAAAAGCTATCGTCGAGTGAATACTGTTTTTCACTAATATCGCGTTTTTTGAATCAATACGGGATGTTTAAAAGTGAAGACAAGATTACCATTATGCAACAATTACTTCGAAGAAAAAGTTATAATTTAGTTGACGTTTATCTTAAGTATATCATTCCAGTAGATGAATTATTCAAGACAACTGTGTTTGCTACTTTTCTGGACTTCGACAACACTGGGTATGTAACTACAAACTATCTGTCGTTTCTTCTTCATGACATCAAAATGCAACAGAAGATTGACTTTGAAAGATATGAATTTGTCCATTGTTCCACATGTCAAGATCTACGTTACAAATGCTTAGCACATCAGTTTACACGTAAAATTGCCCTTTTTCAAGGAAATTTGAATATCCATTTCGGTGAGGTACAGGAAATGATATATCGTAATGTATTTAAACGTATGATTGCATATACAGATACAAGTATCTTATCATCTTGTGTGGATCAACAGGGTTTGAATATTTTAGAGTTGGCTATAAACAGGAAATCCTTAATGTTGATGACATTGTTTAGGGACAAAGGTGTTCAAACTAAATCTCCTGAAGAACTCTTACTCCGCTCCTTTAAGGCGAACGATCATATTGAAAAAATACCAGTTACTTTATTGAATTCCACATCTCTGCAGTCGGTAGATCTGGTAGATATTCATTTCCATACACATGAACAAATCGTGCAAATATTTAACACAACTACGAAAAAGGGTAAACAAGGTAACGCCGAGTTATTGTCCCTTATGATGCAAAACGATATACACCTTCTTAACATTGCATGTGTTCTCCGGGAAAGACATGACCATTTTTACGCTAGTTTTATTGGTATATATAGCTCAAAACTATCGAAACTTTTTATTTGCATGGATCGTTCAGCGAACTTCTCTCTGATTCACGTGTTGGCTCTACATGGCTATTCGAACACTATTGAAAGATGCGTGAAGTACTTCGGAAGAAATATTCTTgactgtttaaatattgatcatTTTACGCCATTATATTTGTCCAAAGTTTATGACAAGACAAATACAACATTTAACACTATTTTAGAAAACAGTCCCAATAAACATCTCACATTTCCTAGAAAACCAGCCGAAAAGCATTTTCTATATAACCTTGTTACCCAATTCTATTTTTCGAAAGGCGAACACCGAAAGGCACTGTGCTATTTGCGATATTTAAATAGaccaaaaatgaacatttataaaactataaaacagtATAGgtgttttaaatcaattacGCAATACATTATCACACCTAAATCCTATCAGCTATTTCTAAAAGATCTTAAGCTTAAACTGATTGAGCGTTCTTTAAACGAACTTCGCCAGTCGTTTTTAGACAAAATGAATGATTTGAAGGTATCCAATGCTCTTGTCTCTGTTCCAGTTAAGCAAGAAACACCTGTAAGCTTATCAAACATGATGAAACTCAAACGTTTCATATGCATTCACTATAtgcataattataaacaatgtttaattcGAAGAAATATAAAAGTTTTGTTACAAACCAAACCGGATGGTTTTACCTCTTTTGATAAGTATATCATCAGACTGACTCTTTCAAATCGGtttgaatacatttgtaaatatcacATGGACGATTATGAATCTGAAATGTTTCGCACAAAACAATCATCTCAGAGTTGCGTCaccaaacatttattcaaacgGTTTTGTATTGATCCAACgatatattttcagaaatttcttttaagaaaagaATACATACACTCGCCTGACTTTGAAACATCATTTTCCGGACAAAGATTTAGACAAGTATTCCGTAATACAAACGAGTTTAAGATTTTTTCCGATAATGaagtatataaatacaaatatatggaTGCTTTTAGATACTATCCAATtgttaaattttcttttcagtATAGTATAACAGATCACCATAAAAAGATATTTCctaattttgaatatattaactCGTCTATGAGTAGTGAATTAGTACGCAATGCCTATACTAAGTTCAAAAACGCACAGGGCGGcgaatattga
- the LOC128242309 gene encoding uncharacterized protein LOC128242309 isoform X1 encodes MANVQVKDIRKDKRKQNYDSCKAALDQTGEALLPFTEDKLKDLHQQISLQVGNQPVCHQQCSKVMRDVNRWCITCGLWRQALLRFHTNPRELVWHKLQSWEWPKHHMNLVEVYMWQNWGKADMNASDLSVALTVWRKCSVFPATILPLADKLKKSRNKIAHGKSLDENEKQTVFNNIKQVIQHADVVKCLQNPNEILKIITDLENGNLFKSENRTIHWIFIAACIIVPIALFQPGIIIYCLSMIFSRPQIQSSMEKTGCLQEYSPLLPTSPLLVDYFKQHGPLVGRGWLFQLLDEHLNNTKKNGILLEAGMGYGKSAIAAHITCAKEGDQGMEMRKRLIAFHVCKFDVKKTHQAGVFIQRLVSMISNNIPEFNDTINDCLHSFNTEQCDSDPFGCIDECIIFPLKQTNISDERKGNRLILIDALDECYGTFLFEKSNKLFNLIERRAHMLPSWIKLLVTSKRLSRNERLEYNLDRIYFHNLEPRNLNDIDLYFNQSNASREKSVTFFQLAVNADPTQPNQMSDLNSYYRDQFDRWYDHGFDLSKSILEALLTTSLQKYPDNIRKVISSNVVHSVSPPIFEKELSIIRQFTDKVNGEIEFKHFSLVMWLLEKCPREYRLSLSDGHQANAHYILYELNTSNITFDVTDLLLHIHYAKADSGLHEEFINIPKHVIFKMEEKFHEGPVVRIIKKGKMKEIPEVLFHHFPGGNHFSAENISVGFIAAENGYTYALKQLVNHDADIHFRMPTFSNILTMHDAVEIATNFKHWNYGLLDIAAQNGHTDTVKLILHDDLFSFYKLHERNGLNLSPWHLACMFNRSEVVEVFLQFNRSFVDWKCLYFAAEKGNIVIVKLLLDAGIYDECVLCTNKLYWIPDGTARVQGNMIPENDSMYVLFDDWSELACESALHAAIRQNHLNVVRELLKDSQHSTLHCFDRGGRPALIAALQNNRTEMVRLFLQVSNAHRIKVQCHKMAVLEDNIQIHNIELVKMNTMKCKAGHGIEHAISPMPVVLQNIFDHTKFDFNRRDEDDCLPIHYAACGNNVEYLQFLLQRHEMLFETLICFNNTNAFHSTIHCRAFGTFIYFINNDTLSKSSFGQNFKEYVLYLLKLLNNQEEYANNATDKIWSEMFKLMIEKFHVDISMMVDDDGNNMLHYIVKNGHFKLLKYLVAKKRDATLELLHRSSLNGKSQITYLAKYMAKRMYVRTGIPLYTSPHSSPHSVQQEQKKLSSSEYCFSLISRFLNQYGMFKSEDKITIMQQLLRRKSYNLVDVYLKYIIPVDELFKTTVFATFLDFDNTGYVTTNYLSFLLHDIKMQQKIDFERYEFVHCSTCQDLRYKCLAHQFTRKIALFQGNLNIHFGEVQEMIYRNVFKRMIAYTDTSILSSCVDQQGLNILELAINRKSLMLMTLFRDKGVQTKSPEELLLRSFKANDHIEKIPVTLLNSTSLQSVDLVDIHFHTHEQIVQIFNTTTKKGKQGNAELLSLMMQNDIHLLNIACVLRERHDHFYASFIGIYSSKLSKLFICMDRSANFSLIHVLALHGYSNTIERCVKYFGRNILDCLNIDHFTPLYLSKVYDKTNTTFNTILENSPNKHLTFPRKPAEKHFLYNLVTQFYFSKGEHRKALCYLRYLNRPKMNIYKTIKQYRCFKSITQYIITPKSYQLFLKDLKLKLIERSLNELRQSFLDKMNDLKVSNALVSVPVKQETPVSLSNMMKLKRFICIHYMHNYKQCLIRRNIKVLLQTKPDGFTSFDKYIIRLTLSNRFEYICKYHMDDYESEMFRTKQSSQSCVTKHLFKRFCIDPTIYFQKFLLRKEYIHSPDFETSFSGQRFRQVFRNTNEFKIFSDNEVYKYKYMDAFRYYPIVKFSFQYSITDHHKKIFPNFEYINSSMSSELVRNAYTKFKNAQGGEY; translated from the exons ATGGTGCATCACCTGTGGATTGTGGAGACAAGCGTTGTTACGTTTTCATACAAATCCGAGGGAACTGGTATGGCATAAGCTTCAATCATGGGAATGGCCAAAGCATCACATGAACCTAGTTGAAGTATATATGTGGCAAAATTGGGGTAAAGCTGATATGAATGCGAGTGATTTATCAGTGGCATTGACGGTGTGGAGAAAGTGTTCAGTCTTTCCTGCCACAATATTGCCTTTGGCTGATAAACTTAAAAAGAGCAGAAACAAGATAGCTCATGGAAAATCGCTAGatgaaaacgaaaaacaaactgtatttaataacataaaGCAGGTTATTCAACACGCAGATGTGGTTAAGTGCTTACAGAATCCCAACGAAATACTAAAAATTATCACCGACCTTGAAAATGGTAAtctttttaaatctgaaaatcGTACTATTCATTGGATTTTCATTGCAGCGTGCATCATTGTGCCAATTGCACTGTTTCAACCAGggattattatttattgtttatcgaTGATCTTCAGTAGACCACAAATCCAATCATCAATGGAAAAAACGG GCTGTCTGCAGGAGTATTCGCCTTTGCTTCCAACATCGCCGCTACTTGTAGATTATTTCAAACAGCATGGACCTCTCGTTGGCCGGGGATGGCTGTTTCAGTTATTGGATGAACATCTGAATAATACCAAGAAAAACGGCATTCTACTCGAAGCTGGGATGGGGTACGGGAAATCTGCTATTGCTGCTCACATTACATGTGCCAAAGAGGGTGATCAAGGTATGGAAATGAGGAAACGTCTTATTGCTTTTCATGTTTGTAAATTTGATGTCAAGAAAACACACCAGGCAGGAGTCTTCATTCAACGACTAGTTTCAATGATCTCAAACAATATTCCAGAATTTAACGATACTATTAACGACTGTTTACATTCCTTCAATACCGAGCAATGCGATTCCGACCCATTTGGTTGCATAGATGAATGTATCATTTTCCCCTTAAAACAAACGAATATATCCGATGAAAGAAAAGGAAACAGGCTTATTTTAATCGATGCTTTGGATGAATGCTAtggaacatttttgtttgaaaaaagtaacaaattgTTCAATCTCATTGAACGCCGTGCACATATGCTGCCAAGTTGGATAAAGTTACTGGTAACGAGTAAAAGGCTATCACGTAATGAGAGACTTGAATATAATTTAGACAGAATTTACTTTCATAACCTTGAACCCCGGAATTTAAATGACATTGATCTATATTTCAACCAGTCTAATGCTTCTAGAGAAAAGAGCGTCACGTTTTTCCAGCTTGCCGTTAATGCAGATCCTACACAGCCAAACCAAATGAGCGATTTGAATAGCTATTATAGAGACCAGTTTGATAGATGGTATGACCACGGGTTTGATTTGTCAAAATCCATTTTGGAAGCGTTGTTGACAACCTCTCTTCAGAAATATCCGGACAATATAAGAAAAGTGATTTCATCAAATGTCGTCCACAGTGTATCACCTCCGATATTTGAAAAGGAGCTTTCCATTATACGACAGTTCACAGACAAAGTTAATGGCGAAATTGAGTTCAAACATTTTTCGTTAGTTATGTGGCTGCTAGAAAAGTGCCCCCGTGAGTACAGACTTTCCCTTTCTGATGGCCATCAAGCAAATGCGCATTATATTCTGTATGAACTAAACACATCTAATATAACTTTTGATGTCACAGATTTACTTTTACACATACATTATGCTAAAGCGGATTCAGGTCTACACGAAGAATTCATAAACATACCGAAACATGTCATCTTTAAAATGGAGGAGAAATTTCATGAAGGACCTGTGGtaagaataattaaaaaaggaaaaatgaaagaaataccGGAGGTATTGTTCCATCACTTTCCAGGGGGCAATCACTTTAGTGCTGAAAACATTTCAGTGGGGTTTATTGCTGCAGAAAACGGATATACTTACGCTTTAAAACAACTGGTAAATCACGATGCGGATATACACTTTCGCATGCCAacgttttcaaatatattaacgATGCATGACGCTGTAGAGATAGCAACTAATTTTAAGCACTGGAATTATGGGTTGCTAGACATAGCAGCACAAAACGGACATACAGACACAGTCAAACTAATTTTACACGATGATTTATTCTCCTTTTATAAGTTACATGAACGAAACGGATTAAACCTCTCACCATGGCATCTTGCTTGCATGTTTAATCGTAGTGAAGTGGTTGAAGTGTTTTTGCAGTTCAATCGCTCATTTGTTGACTGGAAATGTTTGTACTTTGCAGCTGAAAAGGGCAATATTGTAATCGTAAAACTCCTTTTGGATGCAGGTATTTATGACGAATGTGTGTTATGCACAAATAAATTATACTGGATTCCAGATGGCACAGCTAGAGTACAAGGAAATATGATCCCTGAAAACGATTCGATGTACGTTCTCTTTGATGACTGGAGCGAATTGGCATGTGAATCCGCCTTACATGCAGCTATTCGACAAAATCACCTAAATGTTGTAAGGGAGTTGTTGAAGGACAGCCAGCATTCAACGCTTCATTGTTTTGACCGAGGGGGTCGCCCTGCTTTGATCGCTGCACTTCAAAATAATCGTACTGAAATGGTTAGACTTTTCCTTCAAGTGAGTAACGCGCACAGAATAAAAGTACAATGCCATAAAATGGCGGTGTTAGAAgacaatatacaaatacacaacATAGAATTGGTAAAAATGAACACTATGAAATGCAAAGCCGGACACGGTATTGAGCACGCCATTTCACCGATGCCTGTGgtattacaaaacatatttgatcaTACAAAGTTTGACTTTAACCGAAGAGACGAAGACGATTGTTTACCAATCCATTATGCCGCCTGTGGAAACAACGTTGAATATCTTCAATTTTTACTGCAACGTCATGAGATGTTGTTTGAAACACTTATTTGCTTTAATAACACAAACGCCTTCCATTCAACGATTCACTGTAGAGCATTTGGTACCTTCATTTACTTTATTAATAATGACACGTTGTCTAAGTCCAGTTTTGGACaaaattttaaagaatatgTGTTGTAcctgctcaaactgttaaataaCCAAGAAGAATACGCAAATAACGCCACTGACAAAATATGGAGTGAAATGTTCAAACTTATGATTGAAAAGTTTCACGTTGATATTTCAATGATGGTAGATGATGACGGCAACAATATGCTTCATTACATCGTAAAGAACGGACattttaaattacttaaatatcTGGTAGCAAAGAAGCGCGATGCCACTTTGGAGTTATTGCACAGAAGTTCATTAAACGGAAAGTCACAAATTACATATTTAGCAAAATACATGGCTAAGCGCATGTATGTCCGAACTGGAATACCTTTATATACAAGTCCACATTCAAGCCCACATTCAGTTCAACAAGAACAGAAAAAGCTATCGTCGAGTGAATACTGTTTTTCACTAATATCGCGTTTTTTGAATCAATACGGGATGTTTAAAAGTGAAGACAAGATTACCATTATGCAACAATTACTTCGAAGAAAAAGTTATAATTTAGTTGACGTTTATCTTAAGTATATCATTCCAGTAGATGAATTATTCAAGACAACTGTGTTTGCTACTTTTCTGGACTTCGACAACACTGGGTATGTAACTACAAACTATCTGTCGTTTCTTCTTCATGACATCAAAATGCAACAGAAGATTGACTTTGAAAGATATGAATTTGTCCATTGTTCCACATGTCAAGATCTACGTTACAAATGCTTAGCACATCAGTTTACACGTAAAATTGCCCTTTTTCAAGGAAATTTGAATATCCATTTCGGTGAGGTACAGGAAATGATATATCGTAATGTATTTAAACGTATGATTGCATATACAGATACAAGTATCTTATCATCTTGTGTGGATCAACAGGGTTTGAATATTTTAGAGTTGGCTATAAACAGGAAATCCTTAATGTTGATGACATTGTTTAGGGACAAAGGTGTTCAAACTAAATCTCCTGAAGAACTCTTACTCCGCTCCTTTAAGGCGAACGATCATATTGAAAAAATACCAGTTACTTTATTGAATTCCACATCTCTGCAGTCGGTAGATCTGGTAGATATTCATTTCCATACACATGAACAAATCGTGCAAATATTTAACACAACTACGAAAAAGGGTAAACAAGGTAACGCCGAGTTATTGTCCCTTATGATGCAAAACGATATACACCTTCTTAACATTGCATGTGTTCTCCGGGAAAGACATGACCATTTTTACGCTAGTTTTATTGGTATATATAGCTCAAAACTATCGAAACTTTTTATTTGCATGGATCGTTCAGCGAACTTCTCTCTGATTCACGTGTTGGCTCTACATGGCTATTCGAACACTATTGAAAGATGCGTGAAGTACTTCGGAAGAAATATTCTTgactgtttaaatattgatcatTTTACGCCATTATATTTGTCCAAAGTTTATGACAAGACAAATACAACATTTAACACTATTTTAGAAAACAGTCCCAATAAACATCTCACATTTCCTAGAAAACCAGCCGAAAAGCATTTTCTATATAACCTTGTTACCCAATTCTATTTTTCGAAAGGCGAACACCGAAAGGCACTGTGCTATTTGCGATATTTAAATAGaccaaaaatgaacatttataaaactataaaacagtATAGgtgttttaaatcaattacGCAATACATTATCACACCTAAATCCTATCAGCTATTTCTAAAAGATCTTAAGCTTAAACTGATTGAGCGTTCTTTAAACGAACTTCGCCAGTCGTTTTTAGACAAAATGAATGATTTGAAGGTATCCAATGCTCTTGTCTCTGTTCCAGTTAAGCAAGAAACACCTGTAAGCTTATCAAACATGATGAAACTCAAACGTTTCATATGCATTCACTATAtgcataattataaacaatgtttaattcGAAGAAATATAAAAGTTTTGTTACAAACCAAACCGGATGGTTTTACCTCTTTTGATAAGTATATCATCAGACTGACTCTTTCAAATCGGtttgaatacatttgtaaatatcacATGGACGATTATGAATCTGAAATGTTTCGCACAAAACAATCATCTCAGAGTTGCGTCaccaaacatttattcaaacgGTTTTGTATTGATCCAACgatatattttcagaaatttcttttaagaaaagaATACATACACTCGCCTGACTTTGAAACATCATTTTCCGGACAAAGATTTAGACAAGTATTCCGTAATACAAACGAGTTTAAGATTTTTTCCGATAATGaagtatataaatacaaatatatggaTGCTTTTAGATACTATCCAATtgttaaattttcttttcagtATAGTATAACAGATCACCATAAAAAGATATTTCctaattttgaatatattaactCGTCTATGAGTAGTGAATTAGTACGCAATGCCTATACTAAGTTCAAAAACGCACAGGGCGGcgaatattga